From the Micromonospora echinofusca genome, the window GGTTACTGCTGCCTCCGGCGGGGGCGCTCCGGCTCCAGGATGGCCGGGGGTCCGTCGGCGGCTTGCGGTCCGTGGGTGGTGGCGGTGGGGAGCCATCCCGCCAGCCGTCGACCCGGGCGAACCGAGCAGACCACCGCCCGACCCGCCAGCGTCCGTACGAGCCGTCAAGGTTCGCTTGACGTGGCGGGCCGGGCGGGGGCCCGCTCCCCAGGAGGGCGGGTCGATGGCAGACGGGATGGCGGCAAGCAAGAGCTGACGCTGTCAGCCAACCGGGCGCGTGCCTTTACTAGCCGACTTCGACCCCGGTCACCTGGAAGGAGCTATCTCCCACTAGGTCTTCACGAGTTATCTTCTGTGGCCCACAGTATTCGATAAACGCGTCGTCGGAAATCTCTTGCAGTGGGCCATCCCAAGTTACAATCCCACGCACCCTCAGGAAGATCAATTGGCCCACGAGGCTCGTAACGCTGAGTCTCTTGAAGTGCATGCTGCTAGCGCGCAAGCGCCTGAAGGTCATGGCCCCATTCCGGACATGGTTGACGAGGATTTGGCGGAGCTCGATGGTATCGGCCTCCCATGCTCCACTGATCTTGGAGTTGGTCAGGGCACGATCCACTGTGGGGGCAATCTCGGACCGTAGGGTGCTGAGCTGTGACTCCGTAACTCCGATTCGATGCGAGATAGTGCCAATTTCCTTCAGAATTTCCTCTCTTACAGCATCCAGCCTCTCCACGGGCCGACCCTCTTGACCTTCCGCTGATTCCATGCTTGAGGCTGGAATTTTTGCTCGCCAAACGTGGGCACGCATGTCTGTAACGGTATCTTTCATCATTGTGAAGGTGTCGGAGTACATCGTGCCGAACAGCGCTTCCAACCGCTTGACGCTAGCCGCGATCTCTTCCGCACTTCGTTGGGATCGCTGGGCCTCGCCGCTACTGAGCCGGTAGAAAACGATCGAGAGCCAGAGTGCGACGATGGCAAGGACCGTCGACACGGCGGCACTAAACAGATTCAAAACGTCCGTAATGTCCAAGTCTCCGCTTTCTGGCTATTGGCTTCGGCGGCTATCTTTTATCGCGACCGTGCCCGTATCGCCTACCGCTGTCGCTTATCTGACAGTGGCCGCCACATTTGAGTGCCGGCTACTGCTCAGCCATGCCGCTTCGCGGCCTAAAGGTTCAAGCCTCAGCTCACTCGAGTCCGTGCCCGATACAGCGGTCAACATCGGCTACCGGAGGTCCGCCGCAGCGCTGAGCCGGGTCGCCCAGGCGTCCACGACCAGCCGGCACCAGGACCAAGGACCGCGACTCAACCCGATTCCCAAGCTGACCGTCACCAAGACCGGAGGATCGGCTTGGGTGACCAACTGGGTGACGATGGGCACGAGCAACGCCGGACGCCCACGGACTGCGGTGGACCGTTCAGGCAGCTCAGCCCTGCTGCTGGCGCAGCTGATCGACGGCTAACGGTTCCTTCACACCGAAGCCGTCACCCTCCCGAATGCCCGGGCCGCGCTCTAGGATGATCTGCCCGCAGGGCGGCGACGACGGTTGCGGCCAAGTCAGATGAGGCAGGACGAGCATCAGGGTGCTGATGCGGAGCTACGCCGGAAGCGACACGTGAGGAGACCGTAAAAGTGGCCGGATCGCTGCGAGAGCCGCTCAACCCGGAACAGGAACACCTGATCCGGGTCATCTTCGAGCAGTTCGACCGGGTCGGCGAGTGGCCGATCTGGCAGTACGTCGACCTGACGCTCGAGTCCCGGTTCGGCGTGGACAACGCTGCCGACGTCCTTGCATCGCTCCCGAGCGTCGGGGAGCGGAGCCCGACGTCATTGAGCTATGGGCTGACGTGGCGTCAAGACTCCTACGCGCCGGTCCGGCTGGATGTGCCGATCGCGCTCACCGTCGCCGGCCTGCGGTACGTGCCGGAGGCGGAGCCTCTTCTCCGGTCGTTCATAACCACAATCCGGCACTTCGTCGACCGGAAGCGAAACCTCGTCCCGTCCCCGACCAAGGTCGTCGAGGCCACGGTGACCAGCGCAGAGATCAGGAACGAACTGTCGACCGCTAGCATCGGCACCGGCGCGGCCCCACCTCCGGAGGCACCGATGCGCAAGCTCCGCCAGCTGCTCGCCCACGAGCCATTCCTATATTCCGTTGTGCACAAGCCTGACCCGGCGAAAGAGGAGTGGACGGTCCGGGTGCCGGCGGTGCTGCGCGCCTACCGCGGCTTGGTCTCAATCGATGATTACCTCGACCGCGTCATTGAGCAGGTAGCGCCACCCGGTCCGCCGAGCGTGCCACTGTCATTTGGTGCGCTCGACATTCCGTATGCGGTCGGCTACCTCGATGCCGTGTGGAGGTACCGGACTGGGTCACACCTGTTCGTGAACCTCGACCCTGCAAGTGTCGCCCGCCTCACCCAGGAATGCGGTAGCGAGGAGGAGTTCAACTCCCTGATGAGCGCACTGGCGGACGTACTGGGCCAGGTTGTCAAGCCTGGGCAGTCTTCACCTCCGCAGCGCGGGGCGCTCGAAGCCGTCCGGGACCACCTCTCAGCAGTCCTTGACGTCGAGGCGGCGGATCGGGTCGCTGCCGCGATCGGAACGCTCATCCACCTGCGTCGCCTCCGCGTCAGTGCCCAGCACGGTGACGCCCGGCACCGCGCAGTGACGGCATTCCAGCAGATCGGCCTGGCATTTCCGCCCGTGAGTTGGCAAGCAGCCTGGGCGCACGTCGCCGTTACGGCTAAGGGCGCCCTGGACGTGCTACGTGAAGAGATCCACGTCGGCCTACCCTCAGTCTAAAGTCACTGGCGGCGTGGCCGGTCACGGGCAAGAGGCGGCTATTGACAGCAACGGTGACAGCAACCGCCGGGGACGAAGACGGCCGTCGGCGGCCGAGCGCAGACCGTCGCCCGAAGTCGCGAACGCGGACGGACACTGCCGGACGACGCGCCCAGAACTTGTAAGCGAGATGTCGCCGGTTCGATCCCGGCCGGGGGCTCCAAATTTCATCAGCACTTCGCGCCGGGCGGGCGTGGCTGGATGTCCGTGGGCTCCAACCGAGCCTTCGGGCAGCTCCGCCCCGCTGGGTTGTGAGGTCGTCACCGACCGTGCCCGGGCGCCTGAACGAGGTCGGGGTCGACGCCGGCCTCGCGGAGCAGCTCTCGCAGGCGCTGCTTGACGTCGACCGTGGCGTCCAGGGACTTCAGTACGGACACGGTCGTACGTTCCATGAGCTGGTCGAGTTCGTGCTCCCTGTCATGGTCCATGGTTTGCCTCCTTCCTGGTCGAGTCGGGGTTCAGCATGCGCAGGAGCTTCTGACGGGCATGCCGCAGATTCGACCGCACCGTGTCCCGGTGCTGCCCGGTGATCTCGGCGATCTCGGCATGTCCGTAGCCGTCGTGGTGCAGTGCGAACGCCACGCGCTGGGCTTCCGGCAGCATCCGCAACATCCGTATCGCCTCCTCGATGTCCTCGTTGGCATCGAAGGCCGCCGTCATGGCGTCCTGCGCGACACGCTTTCCCGCGCTGATGTCCCGCTGCGTCACCCGCCAGCTCCGGCGCAGGGTGCGCAGGGCGACCGTGCGGACGAAGGCCTTCGGGGACTGGACGCCCGGCCAGTTCGTGAGCGTCACCTGCATGGCCTCCTGCGCGACGTCCTGAGCCTCGTCACGAGAGGCCCCGGAACGGATCAGCAGCCCGACCAGAGGGGTGAAGTCGCCCTCGTAGAAGGCGGCGAACTCTGCCAACTGTTCCCGGGTGAGCTCGATCCTGGCCTGTGCCGGCATGGGTCGTCCCTCCATTCTCTCCGAAGAGCACGGAGACATAGGTGTTCTGCTCTGCGCATGGCGCTTCCTTTCCCCAGAGGTTGACTCGGACCTTCCGAGCCTGTCGCCTGCGCCCAGGTAGGCGCACATAAGGTCGTCGTGCGAGACGACGGCCAATGTCCGGCTGCCTGATTCCGTGAGTTTGGTATCCGGCGAGGCCTCGGCGTGCAAAGGCTCGGCGGGAATTCGGGCGTGTCCCCGGCGGGGTCACCGCTCCCGGCGCACCAGGTACGCGCCCACGACGATGACCGCCGTAGCCGCAGCGATCGCGGTGACCGCGAGCGAATTCGACAGCGCGTACGCCGACGAGACCCCGACCAGGGCTCCGTTCATCACCACCAGGAGCTTGTCGGGGTCGTCGCGGCGCTCGGGCCGCCGTTCGGCCGGCTCGTCCTGCTCCTCCGCGACGAGCTGCTTCGTGTCGCCGTTCGACATGTCGGACACCCTCAGCCTCCAACCCGGCATCCAGCCGGATGCTCGTGAGAGAAGTGCGCGGAGAGGGGCCTCCCGTGCAGTCGGCGGCACGCTGGGTGTCCCTGCTGAAGCTGCCCGCTTACGCAGTGGTGTCGAGATGGACCTCCACGTCGTAGATCAGGCGGACGGGTCTGCCGTTGGTGACGCCGACGAAGACCGGGTCGGCGGCCGGGGTGCGGCCGTGGCGCCAGACCTCGCTGCGGGCGGCTTCCCGGGACTCGTGGTGGTGTCTCCCGGCACGGTGCAGTGCCAGGACCCGACGGGCCGTCGTCGGGTCGGTGTCGAGCTGGATCCGCATCAGGGGCATGTGCGGGCCTCCCTCGATCGGTGTCGTAGCCGGCGGACCTAACGCCGTGGGGGCAATTTACCGCCGTTAAGTTACTTCAGCACCGTACTAGGGTGGTCGGGTGACCATCAACGGATCCGACGGGGCGCCGCGCGAAGAGCCGGCCGGTCGTGCCGGTGCTCCCCGCTCGGTGTGGCTCCGTGCGGACCCCGCCCGAGCGCGCCGTACGCCGCCGCTGAACCGCCGGCGCATCGTCGACGCCGCCGTGGCCCTGCTCGACGGGCACGGCATCGACGGACTGACCATGCGTCGCCTCGCCCAGCAGCTCGACGTCACTCCCACCGCGCTGTACTGGCACGTGAGGACGAAGGACGACGTGCTCGACCTGGCCGTCGACGAGATCTTCGGCGAGGTGCGCCTCCCGCGCGACGTGGGCGACTGGCGCGACGACGTCCGTACGCTCGCCCGGAACTGGCGGGCGGCCATCCTCCGCCACCCCTGGGCGGCGAGCCTGATCGGGCGACCCATGCTGGGCCCCAACGTGCTCGCGCGCACCGAGTTCCTCCAGTCGGCCCTGGTTCGCGGCGGCTTCTCGGGCCGTCGACTGGCGGTGGCCACCCGACTGCTCGCCAACTACGTCATCGGCGCCGCGCTCACCGAGGCCACCTGGCGCCAGACCGCTGATCCGCACGCGCGGGCCGAGGCCCGGCGGCACATCACGGCGAACCCCACCGCCTATCCGACCCTCGGCGCCTCCGGCCACCTCGACGAGGCGCGATGGAGCGACGACGAGCTGTTCGACCTGGGCCTCGACGCCATCCTGGCGTCCGCGCCGGGGTAGCGGGCCCGGCGTGGCGCGCACCCTATGCTGGGCGGCATGAGCAGGGCGACGGAGGAGTCGAACCGGGCCATGCTGCGCGCCCGGGACGCCATGGACCGCGCGTACGACCAGCCGCTGGACATCCCCGCCCTGGCCCGGATCGCGTACGTCTCGGAGGCGCACTTCATCCGCACCTTCCGGGCCACCTTCGGCGAGACCCCGCACCGCTACCTCCAGCGACGGCGGGTGGAGCGGGCCATGTACCTGCTGCTGCACACCGGCCGGGACGTCACCGACGTCTGCTACGCGGTCGGCTTCTCCAGCCTGGGCACGTTCAGCCGCACGTTCCGGCAGATCGTCGGGGAGTCGCCGTCGGAGTACCGCCGCCGCAAGGCGCCGGCTGCCGCCGTGCCGGTGTGCTTCACCAAGGCGTGGACCCGGCCCAGCAGCTTCGGGCAGCAGACGTCAGTTTTGGATAAGCAGCAGGTCAGGCCCGCCCCGTAGCGTTTCCGGCATGACGATGAACGCGATCAGCCGCTCCCAGATCTACGTGCTCGACCAGGACGAGGCCCTCGACTTCTATGTCGGCAAGCTCGGCCTGGAGGTCAACACCGACCAGGACCTCGGCTTCATGCGCTGGCTGACGGTGAACCTGCCCGGCGACCCGGAGCGCGAGATCCTGCTGGAGAAGCCGGGCCCGCCGGCGCTGGACCCGGCCACCGCCGAGCAGGTCCGGGATCTGCTCACCAAGGGCGCGCTGGGCGGCTACCTCTTCATGACCACCGACGACGCGCACAAGACGTACGAGGACCTCGTCGCCAAGGGTGTCGAGATCACCGACGAGCCGATGGAGCGCCCGTACGGGATCGACTTCGGCATCCGCGACCCGTTCGGCAACAAGATCCGCATCGGACCAGATGTTCGCCCGGGGCTGAGCCTCGCGGCAGGCGCTCGGAAGCGGCCCGCCGGAGGACTACCGCTGCCGACCCCGGTCGGTCGGCAGGCCGGCGAGCAGGGTGTCGACCAGGGCGTCGGCGTCGGCGGGTGGCAGCGGGCGGTGCGTGACCACCGCCCGCAGCCAGACCGGCCCGAGCAGCAGGTCGGCCAGGAGGGCGTCGTCCACCGGCCCGGTCAGCTCGCCCCGCGCACGGGCCCGCCCGGTCAGCTCGGCGACGTGCGCGCAGTGCTGGCCGAGCAACTCGTCGGCGAGCCGCCCCAGCTCCGCGTCGGCGCCGGTGTGGGCGAGCACGTCGGCGGCGAGGCGCCCCGGCCCGTCGGCGAAGAACGCGGCCTTCGACCTGAGCAGGGCGGTCAGGTCGCCGTGCAGCGTGCCGGTGTCCGGCACCGGCAGGTCCCGGGCGATGGCGTGCCGGAACGTCGCCGCGACGAGCGAGGGCTTCGACGGCCACCACCGGTAGAGGGTGGTCTTGTTGACCCCGGAGCGGCGGGCCACCCCCTCGATGGTCAGGCCGGCGTACCCGTCGGTCTCCAGCAGGTCCAGCACGGCCGCGTGGATCGCCCCCGCGCCGCGCGGCCCCGGACGGCCGCCGGCCCGCCGGTCACGGTCACAGCCCGGTGCGGCGCAGCAGGCGCAGCGCTGCGGTCATCCGCCGGGTCCAGGCCGCGCTGAGCGCCCCCGGCCGGTGGTACGCGGGGGCCAGGTCCAGCCCGCGCTGCCGGGCGACGGTCTTGACCCGGGTGAACCGGAGCAGGCCGTCGGCGCCGTGCCGGCCGCCCAGCCCGGAGTCCTTCCAGCCGCCCATGGGGGCGTCGACGCTGCCCCAGACGGCACTGTAGCCGTCGTTGACGTTGACGGCGCCCGCGTCGATCCGCGCCACGACCGCCTCGCCGCGTGCCCCGGAGCCGCTGAACACGCTGGCGTTCAGCCCGTACGCGGTGTCGTTGGCCAGGGCCACCGCCTCGTCGTCGGTGCGGGAAGCGGTACACGGCGACGACCGGGCCGAAGGTCTCCTCGGCGTACATCCGCATGCCGGGAGCGACGCCGGTGAGCACGGCCGGTTCGAAGACGTACGGGCCGATGTCGCGGCGGTGCCGGCCGCCGGTGTGCAGGGTGGCGCCCCGCTCGACGGCGTCGGCCACGTGCGCGGTGACGGTGTCGAGCTGCCGCGCGGAGGCCAGCGAGCCGAGGTCGGCCTCGAAGTCGCCGCCGACGCCCAGCCGCAGCGTCGCGGTGCGCGCGACGAAGCGGCGCAGGAACTCGTCGTGCAGCGGGTCGGCGACGTAGACGCGTTCGGCGGAGACGCAGAGCTGGCCGGCGCTGGCGAAGCAGGCCCGGATCGCGCCCTCGACCGCCCGGTCCAGGTCGGCGTCGTCGAGCACGAGCAGCGGGTTCTTGCCGCCCAGCTCCAGCGACGACGGGACCAGCCGGCGCGCGGCCTGGGCGGCGACCTCGCGGCCGACCCGGGTGGAACCGGTGAAGCAGACGAGGTCGGCCCGCTCGGTGATCAGCGGGCCGACGTCGGCCCCCTCGCCGGCGACGATCTGCCAGAGCGCCGGGGGCAGCCCCCGCCTCGACGGCGAGGGCCCGCAGCCA encodes:
- a CDS encoding RNA polymerase sigma factor, which gives rise to MPAQARIELTREQLAEFAAFYEGDFTPLVGLLIRSGASRDEAQDVAQEAMQVTLTNWPGVQSPKAFVRTVALRTLRRSWRVTQRDISAGKRVAQDAMTAAFDANEDIEEAIRMLRMLPEAQRVAFALHHDGYGHAEIAEITGQHRDTVRSNLRHARQKLLRMLNPDSTRKEANHGP
- a CDS encoding TetR/AcrR family transcriptional regulator C-terminal domain-containing protein — encoded protein: MTINGSDGAPREEPAGRAGAPRSVWLRADPARARRTPPLNRRRIVDAAVALLDGHGIDGLTMRRLAQQLDVTPTALYWHVRTKDDVLDLAVDEIFGEVRLPRDVGDWRDDVRTLARNWRAAILRHPWAASLIGRPMLGPNVLARTEFLQSALVRGGFSGRRLAVATRLLANYVIGAALTEATWRQTADPHARAEARRHITANPTAYPTLGASGHLDEARWSDDELFDLGLDAILASAPG
- a CDS encoding helix-turn-helix domain-containing protein: MSRATEESNRAMLRARDAMDRAYDQPLDIPALARIAYVSEAHFIRTFRATFGETPHRYLQRRRVERAMYLLLHTGRDVTDVCYAVGFSSLGTFSRTFRQIVGESPSEYRRRKAPAAAVPVCFTKAWTRPSSFGQQTSVLDKQQVRPAP
- a CDS encoding TetR/AcrR family transcriptional regulator encodes the protein MLDLLETDGYAGLTIEGVARRSGVNKTTLYRWWPSKPSLVAATFRHAIARDLPVPDTGTLHGDLTALLRSKAAFFADGPGRLAADVLAHTGADAELGRLADELLGQHCAHVAELTGRARARGELTGPVDDALLADLLLGPVWLRAVVTHRPLPPADADALVDTLLAGLPTDRGRQR
- a CDS encoding aldehyde dehydrogenase family protein, whose product is MALANDTAYGLNASVFSGSGARGEAVVARIDAGAVNVNDGYSAVWGSVDAPMGGWKDSGLGGRHGADGLLRFTRVKTVARQRGLDLAPAYHRPGALSAAWTRRMTAALRLLRRTGL